The DNA segment AGTATGGAATTTCAATACCtgtatgagaaggaaaaaaaagcaggGTAGATTTtatccaaatttaggatatataaGAGACATAAATAGATTATTGAATGTAGGCCTATGCGGTTCTCCCTTTAACCGTAGACCGGTGCAGGATGGTCCGGATAATGGGCTACACCCTCGTAGGCAACCTGAAGCAGAGATATACAGGGCAGTTATTAGTAGAATATCttatattatttcagttatattcATCTTTTCAATATCATGCATACCATCGTTATATCTGACGTCGTAGATGAAACGCTATAAAAAGCTTCATAGTTAAAGCACGTGCTATGGTATGTTGTAATAAATTAACCTAAACCTTTATTTTCGTCTTAATTGCATGGAGAAATCGGTAATTCTTTGAATATTCTAACGGAAAATGATAACACAACAGTATCAACAtcagcgatgatgataacaatgctgctGTTAcactaatgataactaataatgataatagcaatggtgatgataagaataatgataatgataaaatgataatgataataataattataataataataatgaaggtaataataaaaaatatatcgaggaaaaatatgatgaagaaaagttaaataattataataatagtgatgataacaataatgacattcatcgtcatcatcatcatcataataataatagcatcttaCGAATGTCTCAAAAACGACCGAAGAATGACATGCACGACTTACAGAGACCGTTGCACCCCAAACAACCACTTCCTTCGACTATTCATGATCTACAAGGACTTACATGGGCCTGGAAGCCGTTGTAGTGATCGGCTGTGTAGGTGACGATCTGCTTGCGTCCATCAGGAAGGAGAACGTGGTACGAACCCTTCACTGCGTTCCCGTCGGAGGTTTCAGTGTGGCCGAAGTCAGCGCCAGTGTAGTGGTCGGCCACGCCATACGCGAAGTCGTAAGGTAATTTCTGTTGGGTGAGAGTTGAAGGGAGGTGGAAGCGTGGGTGAGATCGTTCTTTTTCGTTATGTGTGggctgtattttcttcttttgtggtATGTGCGCAAAGAAGAATATTATTTGGAGTATGTTCTGGCAGATATGTGGACATTTAATTTTCAAAACAGGTTAGGTGATGTCCGAAAGCTTCCACAATGACTCACATTCACACAGTACACGCACCGCCCTTCTCATTAGACCAAAACCAACAAAATATCAAGAAATATCACGGTCTGTTCTTGATCCTCAAAAGCACGCGTGAATGTTGAGTGTTATCACGACATGCAAGACATGAAAATTACAAGTGAGGATAATTGAACTTCCGTGAAATTTCGTGACTGAATAATGTACAAAGAATGTGGAGAGTTTTATCTGtttaatatacatatgatttgTTAGCATTCTCATGTACTTGTCTGTGAGTATGCTTTTATTACAAACTAATATATGGAGAGACCATGCTCACCACTTGCCAATAAAGTGATCTAAAGTATTTTATTTCCATTGGTGAAAGACCAAAAATACTCTTACTGGGCGAATAGACATCCCTTGGCAAAGCTTTAGCTGAATTGAGACTTTTTGGTCAGTTACAACCCTATGGGAAgattataaggaaaaaaataaaaggtcatTTACTTATCCGAACACACGTCACGAACAGATTCAGTCACATGACCATAAAAGGATTTTGATCGACATGGCCTTACACATACCTTGATTTACGTACATGGGTATAAGTTTAGATTTACTTACATGATCATGAACCGGGATGTGGTTGTggtagaggggggcgggaggtcCATATAAGGGGCTGTCGGCGAGGGCGCGAGACACCAGGCCCAGAAGGCATAGGGTGACTGAGAGCTGTTGGGAAAAATATGTCAGGTGAAATCTATTTcttgggctttttcttctttctttagttctctctctctatctatctatctctatctcaatctctctctctctctgtctgtctgtctctctctctctctgtctgtctgtctgtctgtctgtctctctctctctctgtctctctctctctctctgtctctgtctctctctctctctctctctctctctctctctctctctctctctctctctctctctctctctctctctctctctctcctccctccctccctctccctctccctctcccctctccctctccctctccctctccctctcccctctcctctctccccctccctctcccctccctccctcccttcctctctctcttacctatctctctctctctctctctctctctctctctctctctctctctctctctctctctctctctctctctctctctctctctctctctctctcccttctccctctccctctccctctccctctctctcccttcccctttccctttcccttttccctttccctctccctctctcccctctccctctccctctccctctccctctccctctccctctccctctctccctctctctctc comes from the Penaeus vannamei isolate JL-2024 chromosome 8, ASM4276789v1, whole genome shotgun sequence genome and includes:
- the LOC138862269 gene encoding cuticle protein 7-like → MSIKLSVTLCLLGLVSRALADSPLYGPPAPLYHNHIPVHDHKLPYDFAYGVADHYTGADFGHTETSDGNAVKGSYHVLLPDGRKQIVTYTADHYNGFQAHVAYEGVAHYPDHPAPVYG